The Nymphaea colorata isolate Beijing-Zhang1983 chromosome 7, ASM883128v2, whole genome shotgun sequence DNA window CTTGGATTGGCGGAGACAACACCAGCTACGAACCCACAACCCGGAAAAGGAACTAACACACGCTGCAGGAACAAGAAATATATAGGCCGATTCTCATGAACCTTTCTTATGGAATCAACCAGGAAGTCAACAATCAGACGGAGAGAGGAGCGATCTCTGCCGAATTACTCTCTAACTGTAAAACAACAGAAATGCAGCACGAGATTCTCAGAATATTTGCCGAAAAGCATCAAATCCGCCGGAAAGTGGCCTCCAGTAGGCCGAAATCCGGTCTACGAGTCCAACGAACTTGTGAGTGCACATCGAGCTAGGACGCAGGGGGGAAACGAGGCCAACTCACCGGTCAGGATTCCCAGTTGAGAATATCACGATTCCGTGCGACTTCTCGAGCGGGAGTGCCCCGAACGAGGACGAAGGAAGAGAAGCTACTAAGATCGTCTATCGGAAAGCCAAGGACGCAGAGAAAACGTGTtcacagagcgagagagagagagagagggaaagaggagCTATCTCCGCCGAAATACTCTCCGACGTAAAAACGACAGAAATCCGAAACAAAGTTATCGGAATTTTCGCCGACAAACATCAAATCCACCGGAACGGGGACTCTAGAGGGCCGCAATCCTATCCGAAATTCCAATGTATGAGGATCCACATCGAGCTAAAACGCGGCCGGAAAATGGCGTTAAACAGTCCACCGCTCAGGCGCTCCCTCCGACTTCCCGGCTGCGAATCTCTCGGTTCCCGCCACTTCCCgcgaggaagggagagagagaaaagaaagtctTGGTCGTCTTCCCTAAAGCGATGGGAACTAACCAATAATAATCGAACAAGTGCTGCAAGCCATTAGCACGCCATTTTCTTCTCTCCCACCACAATTcctcatttatttcatattcGTGCCATTTTTTAAATCGCTTTCCCTCTGTCTAACTTacaatttggaaagaaaaggctatttttttagattttcagtAAAACCCACACTTTATATTTAAAATGTCAAATAAACTTTGAGTAAACGAACTTCCACCGAACTCTAAAACACAAAATGGTAGCTTTATAGTTTAAAATTACACCAAAAAAGTAGGCCGGATAAATTGAAAGTTTTCCTTTTGTTAGGTTCACTCCTAATCTCTTAACATGGCTCATTCTCTACTTAGCTTTAGGGGTTTAGAGCTTACTTCGAAACCAATATAGATTAGAAGAATGGCGGCCATCAAAGTTGACGCTAATAAGGTCTTTTCTACCTAATCCAAGAACTGGGCCCCTGattatttcaataaattttctATCTAAAACCACTTTTTGTGCCTAATCCCAAAGAATAGAGTCGTACGCTTCCTCAACATTCTTGGTTACTTTAAAAAGTTTCTTTGCACTTTATTCTCATGCAGTGCAGACCTCAATTTGCTTTTCTCATCTCTTTTCATGTTCCATCCTTGACATGTGAATGTGAAAGCAGCTTAAGttaaagaacaaaatttttatacataGCAActtgaaaacttttaaaaatacaaactttttttttactaaaactTAGGTGTCGTGCTTCATAACTTATGAAAACATATAACACCCACATGAATCATACTAAGAACACACTTTTTTTATGCAACTAGCTAGGGGCCTCGACCATGTATGTTTCCTTCAAGGCCATGCATCACATTTAGAAATGTTAACAAGACATGACTTCATAATACAGCAATGTCACCATCTATAATAGTTCTCACACGGACAAGGTCTCCTCACAACGTACTCAAgcgtatatataaaaaaagacaaaagcttTCTAGTCTAGATAGCTATTTTCATGGCCATTCTCTTCTGGGTCTCTTAGCACCAACCACAGACACAGATCAGTTATGTGAAAGGCAGTCGATCACCCAATAGCCGGGCCTTCCGCACTTGTAACAGTTGCCGGGCTTACTCTTTGGAGGATTAAGAGCAGATGCAGAATCTTCGAAATTGAGCTTCCGCGGCACCATCGTCCTAGGCCTCTCACTTTCTTCCCCACATGCCGTTCCAGCGGCCGGTTGAGGACAGACACTTGGAAAAGCCTGCGACGATTCATCTCTATCTGAACCATGGATCAGCAGGGTCTCACCATTGTACTCGTTGCTTTTCTTGCCATAAGGTAAAGCATCACCAGTCCCAACCACTAAGCTAGAATCTCCACGAAGCAGCAGAGTCTCACCAGTCCCAACTCCTATGCAAGAATCTCCATGGATCAGCGGAGTCTCACCATTGTACTCGTCGTTTTCCTTACCATAAGGTAAAGCATTACCAGTGCCAACTTCTTCGTTAGAATCTCCATGGATAAGAGCCTCACCATTGTACTCCTCGCTTTCCTCGCCATATGGTAAAGCATCACCAGTCCCAACTACCACGTTAGAATCTCCATGGGTAAGAGTCTCACCATTGTACTTGTTGCTTTCCCTGCCATATGGTAAAGCATCCCCAATCTCAACCACTCTGTTAGAATCTCCAGGGGCATCTGATATTTTCTTATCCTTCATAGGCTGATCATCCAACTGCAAGAAATTGCATGCTCCTTGACCCTGTTATTGTACAGGAGTTTACAGTTCAGGAAAACTGTTTTCCTTTCCGtggtaattgaaaacaaaagcgAATCAGTTCAAGCTCACTCAATCTAGAAGAGCATTTACAAGAATAAAAACAATGACAGCGTATTTTAGAAGTTTATTTTTCCAAGTTTTCTCTTAATATACCACTTCATCATCAAGCATAAAAAAACAAGGTAAATcttatcaaatttcaaaattaagccCATGAATCTCATTCTAATAGAATAATTAATTCATGGGTAGCTCAAGATACCCGCTTGAGGAAATGATTGATGGTATGCCAGAGTGCACGGAACTGTCTGCCACGACCAATTCTTTTCTTATAACAGCTGCACCAACCTTTTTTGTGGAATGAGGTAAACGCTCTCAAGTGCATGTGACATGATACATAACTTGATTCCAGTGGTTATGGAAAAGATATAAACTTGAGATTCTTGTCATTCACACTAATGAATTTCAACATTGATTCATAAGAAGAAAACCAGGAAACGGAAAGATTAGGAATTGAATAAAGGAAGATGCACCTTCTTGATGGGGCAAATGAAGCAATGCTTCCCTGCATAAGGGCCATCCCTTTTCAAAGACAGTTTTGCTCTTCCAGCTCCACACGCGCACATTGGATAAAGGCTAAAATCGATCGCAACGCTCGATGGAGACGGTGAGTCGCACCACTCGAATAACTGGCAGTTCATACCAGGCTGTTCCCaccaaacaattaaaaaaaaaaaagtccggacaatgaaaaacaacaaatcaagACGTATCTTATGATTTCCACCTTCACCGTTGCGCCAAGTTCCAATGTCGAATGCAATTGAATCACAAAATCACAGGACTTTCCATTCCCAAACACAACCCAAGTTTGTAAGCAATGAGCAAAAATGGTAGGAGGAAAGCTGGGAAGAGTGTTAAGctgatttttgaatttcacGCTAAGGATGCAATGCAGTGGATTTTATGAGTGAGTTTGAAGGTGGGATATGAACTAAAAGAAGATCTATTCATAGAATTGGTCATATGGATTAAACCCCCTAACTTCATCCGGATTTGGTGTCAGATTCAGAGTGGAAATATTCTTGGTGTTCAGAGAatcagaaagagaaacaaatgcCCACTTACAAGCACAAACATCACCATAATTCTATAAATATCTTTTTCTAATTTAAGGACATTACTATCTCCATTAAAGAGATGGACTGCTACTGCTGCTCGAGACGATGGTTACAAGGACGAGTAAGACAGCTCTGGCACGAGCTTGCGAAGGTTGTGGTAGAACAACACTGGCAGGGAATAGGTAATTCCCATCCCTCTGCACTAAGAAAACACGGAGTTCGGAATCCATTTCCGAGCGTCCCGGCTTTCCAACGAACAGGGCccgaagagaaggaaaagagcGGATGGAGAGAAAAGGGAGGGGAAACTGGAAAGCGAAAGCTCACCGTCTTAACGGGGCACTTGTAGAACTTTCTTCCCGGATTCTTCGACGTGTGAGAAGTGAGAACCAAACAGGGGCCACCGCCACACCTGCACAGCTTCTTCCCCACCAAGCCGTCTCCGGTCGGCGATTCGGGCGTCCTAAGGTTCCGGCTCCC harbors:
- the LOC116256993 gene encoding uncharacterized protein LOC116256993 isoform X2, coding for MASRSPGSTPGSVPTPDDGGRMYERSPGGTTGSCENPSPGRPRGVCFSCGKSGHWYRQCTERGSRNLRTPESPTGDGLVGKKLCRCGGGPCLVLTSHTSKNPGRKFYKCPVKTGQGACNFLQLDDQPMKDKKISDAPGDSNRVVEIGDALPYGRESNKYNGETLTHGDSNVVVGTGDALPYGEESEEYNGEALIHGDSNEEVGTGNALPYGKENDEYNGETPLIHGDSCIGVGTGETLLLRGDSSLVVGTGDALPYGKKSNEYNGETLLIHGSDRDESSQAFPSVCPQPAAGTACGEESERPRTMVPRKLNFEDSASALNPPKSKPGNCYKCGRPGYWVIDCLSHN
- the LOC116256993 gene encoding uncharacterized protein LOC116256993 isoform X1, encoding MASRSPGSTPGSVPTPDDGGRMYERSPGGTTGSCENPSPGRPRGVCFSCGKSGHWYRQCTERGSRNLRTPESPTGDGLVGKKLCRCGGGPCLVLTSHTSKNPGRKFYKCPVKTPGMNCQLFEWCDSPSPSSVAIDFSLYPMCACGAGRAKLSLKRDGPYAGKHCFICPIKKGQGACNFLQLDDQPMKDKKISDAPGDSNRVVEIGDALPYGRESNKYNGETLTHGDSNVVVGTGDALPYGEESEEYNGEALIHGDSNEEVGTGNALPYGKENDEYNGETPLIHGDSCIGVGTGETLLLRGDSSLVVGTGDALPYGKKSNEYNGETLLIHGSDRDESSQAFPSVCPQPAAGTACGEESERPRTMVPRKLNFEDSASALNPPKSKPGNCYKCGRPGYWVIDCLSHN